A DNA window from Linepithema humile isolate Giens D197 chromosome 6, Lhum_UNIL_v1.0, whole genome shotgun sequence contains the following coding sequences:
- the LOC137000756 gene encoding uncharacterized protein — YHFACVHHRQLHLEQLKLEASHSSSATDNTSVHLPTEAIATPRTPETHAYRISHVDVTDTQARRSVVAADIAFVRNDTPTATENKLISAIDGKRDDTNFSPYSSRHSAGDSTEISSDAKSRVRSDDQRQVTNRQYANDERNEAVSVWTSSSIEHFYEEIRTINEPRSILHDIHDYYEKYSPTTAKTLIDTLFLPQHKICQECARTSPVYTDRLIYTRQPLHAIEVVLCQRDDVSCFRYLREGSDDALHSQYNQNRDCMLIYSYAKTNAAGIFYSHRPRDVFDLKSLLKPSIRVISHACRNAVVNTQLYHRRVNNYYVRISRTGCASMTFYCNRGTMINCTKRMSCYNDDSQDSLIHRTYRSNDDSIEESRRNRSSLLLLEPLLLIPELTSGRSGRRKNSKNRVFRSKRTKIIRILIAYVLSFFILAGITFYIVYFT, encoded by the coding sequence TATCACTTTGCGTGTGTTCACCACCGCCAGTTACACTTAGAGCAATTAAAGTTAGAGGCAAGTCACAGTAGTTCCGCAACGGACAATACGAGCGTACACCTTCCCACTGAAGCGATAGCGACACCGCGCACACCGGAAACACACGCATACCGTATCTCGCACGTAGACGTAACGGACACGCAAGCCCGCAGATCTGTAGTCGCCGCTGACATCGCATTTGTAAGAAACGACACTCCAACTGCCACTGAGAACAAATTGATTTCTGCGATCGATGGGAAACGCGATGATACAAATTTCAGCCCGTACAGTTCTCGTCATTCTGCCGGCGATTCGACAGAAATTTCTTCAGATGCGAAAAGTAGAGTACGTTCTGATGATCAGCGGCAAGTTACGAATCGACAATACGCGAATGACGAGAGAAATGAAGCTGTGAGCGTTTGGACCTCGTCGAGCATCGAGCATTTTTACGAGGAAATCAGAACGATCAACGAGCCGCGCAGCATTTTGCACGACATCCATGATTACTACGAAAAGTACAGTCCCACTACGGCGAAGACCCTGATAGACACGCTTTTCCTGCCGCAGCACAAGATCTGCCAGGAATGCGCGAGAACGAGTCCGGTGTACACCGACCGTTTGATATACACGAGACAGCCGTTGCACGCCATAGAGGTGGTTCTGTGTCAGCGCGACGACGTTTCGTGCTTCAGATACCTTCGAGAGGGATCCGACGATGCTCTTCACTCGCAGTACAATCAAAATCGAGACTGCATGCTGATCTACAGTTACGCGAAGACCAACGCCGCGGGAATATTTTACTCTCATCGGCCGCGGGATGTTTTCGACCTGAAGTCGCTGTTGAAACCGAGCATTCGCGTCATCAGTCACGCTTGTCGCAACGCCGTAGTGAACACGCAATTGTACCATCGTCGCGTcaacaattattatgtaaGGATATCGAGAACCGGCTGCGCATCCAtgacattttattgcaatcgCGGCACTATGATAAACTGCACGAAACGCATGAGTTGTTACAACGACGACTCGCAGGACTCGCTGATCCATCGGACGTACCGATCGAACGACGATAGTATCGAGGAAAGTCGTCGGAACAGATCGAGCTTACTGCTGCTGGAACCGTTACTGCTAATACCAGAATTGACGAGTGGAAGAAGTGGGCGAAGGAAGAACAGTAAGAATCGGGTCTTCCGGTCAAAGCGCACGAAGATTATTAGAATACTAATAGCCTACGTGTTATCGTTTTTTATTCTTGCAGGCATTACATTCTACATTGTTTACTTTACGTAG
- the LOC105678779 gene encoding LMBR1 domain-containing protein 2 homolog, whose amino-acid sequence MVLGAFLTEIIVAFLLAGTLLFKYGNVFRHHIIVTISVLIAWYFSLLIIFILPLDVSSTVFRQCVEKNIHNNTKNPDNTTSAPIVTCREPWPNVPDNVFPNLWRIVYWTSQCLTWLILPLMQSYIKAGDFTVRGKLKSALIDNAIYYGSYLFICGILLIYIALKPGLDLDGQKLKAIASSASNTWGLFLLVLLLGYALVEVPRGLWNASKPGYTLSYSYFKVAKLSLDKCEAEETVDDILESLQIATISIGPGHPFHCNLETIFQKIPAELKDRMNRRQLPDDTPTDTPTEKSLIRLHRQTIKALQTLQRIETQWCILVDKIFALEDIAKNQVSHDRRFKPSFPTHRSLPFRVIYNPVVEWYWKCVTKNYVLKAAAICAGCLSVAVVWSEVTFFNKSPVLSLFAQFVNLAKRNYDYFTIEVLSTLIIAYLCYCAYSTVLKIRVLNLYYLAPHHQTNEYSLIFSGMMLCRLTPPMCLNFLGLIHMDSHIIKTHILETHYTQVMGHMDVISIISDGFNVYFPMAILAFCLATYFSIGSRLLSMLGFQQFLDDDEFTTDLVDEGRELIKRERRKRQRAEDSMYRRREMQERFNVSAGTGSRYRTSRQSTDTVRPLKRDESVESARAGLLHDFDPSEYHIGMTFGGETYGANNYCDRDNQGDNDLYDPSGTRPFSTSTSRVGPPPRGLFDDI is encoded by the exons ATGGTCCTCGGTGCATTCTTAACAGAGATTATAGTGGCGTTCTTACTGGCCGGAACATTGCTTTTCAAATATGGAAACGTGTTCCGGCATCACATTATAGTCACAATCTCTGTGTTGATAGCTTGGTACTTTTCCctactaataattttcatattaccTTTGGATGTTTCCTCG ACCGTATTCAGACAATGTGTAGAGAAAAACATACATAACAACACTAAAAATCCTGATAACACAACTTCTGCACCAATAGTTACGTGTAGAGAGCCTTGGCCCAATGTGCCAGATAATGTATTTCCAAATCTGTGGAGAATAGTTTATTGGACTTCTCAATGCTTGACATGGCTGATACTCCCGTTGATGCAATCTTACATAAAAGCAGGGGACTTCACTGTACGAGGAAAATTAAAGTCTGCTTTAATAGATAATGCTATATATTACGGCAGTTATCTGTTTATATGCGGCATACTTTTGATATACATTGCGCTGAAGCCAGGTTTAGATCTTGACGG CCAAAAATTGAAAGCAATCGCGTCCTCTGCGTCCAACACATGGGGTTTATTTCTACTGGTCTTGTTGCTTGGATATGCGCTTGTAGAGGTGCCTCGAGGATTGTGGAATGCCAGCAAGCCCGGGTATACTTTAAGTTACAGCTACTTCAAGGTGGCAAAATTAAGTTTGGACAAATGCGAAGCAGAAGAAACGGTGGATGATATACTCGAG TCGCTGCAAATTGCAACAATATCCATTGGCCCCGGTCATCCGTTTCACTGCAACCTGGAAACAATTTTCCAAAAGATACCTGCAGAATTGAAAGACAGAATGAACAGGAGACAACTGCCGGACGACACTCCAACAGACACTCCCACTGAGAAGTCCTTGATTCGTCTGCATAGACAG aCTATAAAAGCATTGCAGACCCTGCAACGCATAGAAACTCAATGGTGTATTTTAGTGGATAAGATATTCGCTTTAGAGGACATAGCTAAGAATCAAGTCAGTCACGATAGAAGATTCAAACCATCTTTCCCTACGCATCGCTCGCTTCCGTTCCGCGTTATTTACAATCCCGTTGTTG aatggTACTGGAAATGTGTTACGAAAAATTACGTCCTAAAGGCAGCTGCCATTTGCGCTGGCTGCCTGTCGGTGGCTGTGGTATGGTCGGAAGTAACATTCTTCAACAAATCTCCCGTGCTATCGTTATTCGCTCAATTTGTGAATCTAGCGAAGAGGAACTATGATTATTTTACGATAGAG GTGCTGTCCACATTGATCATCGCATATCTTTGCTACTGCGCTTACTCAACCGTCTTGAAGATACGAGTGTTGAACCTTTATTACTTGGCGCCTCACCATCAGACAAACGAGTACAGCCTGATATTCAGCGGTATGATGCTGTGTCGTTTAACGCCGCCTATGTGTCTTAATTTCCTGGGACTTATTCACATGGATTCCCACATCATCAAAACCCATATCCTAGAAACACATTATACGCAG GTGATGGGCCACATGGATGTTATTTCCATAATATCTGATGGATTTAACGTGTACTTTCCTATGGCAATTCTGGCGTTCTGCTTAGCAACATACTTTAGTATAGGCAGTCGATTACTTTCCATGCTGGGCTTTCAACAATTCCTCGATGACGACGAATTTACAACGGATCTCGTAGATGAAGGCAGAGAACTTATAAAAAGAG AGAGACGTAAACGGCAGAGAGCGGAGGATTCTATGTACAGACGACGTGAAATGCAGGAGAGATTCAACGTTTCAGCGGGCACAGGATCGCGATACAGGACTTCTCGACAAAGCACCGACACTG TACGACCGTTAAAGCGAGACGAGTCGGTCGAATCGGCGAGAGCGGGTCTGTTGCACGATTTCGATCCGTCGGAATATCACATCGGCATGACATTCGGAGGAGAGACTTACGGTGCGAATAATTATTGCGACCGGGATAATCAAGGCGACAACGATCTGTACGATCCGAGCGGCACGAGGCCGTTCTCCACGAGCACGAGTCGCGTGGGTCCTCCGCCGAGAGGGTTATTCGACGACATTTAA
- the BBIP1 gene encoding BBSome-interacting protein 1, which yields MSESKDKQVEQCDIVLPRQGLLYQEDTLNYILCKPKLIPLKSVTLEKLEKMQREAEIKVKEAQETETNFDTNA from the coding sequence ATGTCAGAGTCCAAAGATAAACAAGTCGAACAGTGCGACATAGTCCTTCCAAGACAAGGTCTGTTGTATCAGGAGGACACGCTGAATTACATACTCTGTAAACCAAAATTGATTCCGTTAAAGTCAGTTACATTGGAGAAACTGGAGAAGATGCAAAGAGAAGCGGAAATCAAAGTCAAAGAAGCTCAAGAGACAGAAACTAATTTCGATACAAATGCATAA